A single region of the Theileria annulata chromosome 4, complete sequence, *** SEQUENCING IN PROGRESS *** genome encodes:
- a CDS encoding Rab GTPase, putative (Tap579b07.q1c.C.cand.25 - score = 28.18;~SMART RAB (SM00175) at aa 11-178, E()=1.04e-44; small_GTPase (SM00010) at aa 27-202, E()=1.25e-01), with protein sequence MCFFPTPFSPFSLVIISSNSFSSAIVALENLAYCSDLLTIPLRIVTSLLSVWILTLFVKDKRVKLQIWDTAGQERFRTITSTYYRGADGIIMVYDITDKSSFEHINDWLSEVNKYSSEDTCKLLLGNKCDMEDNRDVSLTDVQRLSEVIEVPAMDVSAKTGHNIDKAFYSITEKLVSLKMESDHDVVDLRTISLQNTYNGIFCFNLLL encoded by the exons ATGTGTTTCTTTCCTACACCGTTTTCACCCTTTTCTTTAGTGATTATCTCTTCAAACTCGTTCTCATCGGCGATAGTGGCGTTGGAAAATCTTGCCTACTGCTCAGATTTGCT GACGATTCCTTTACGGATAGTTACATCACTACTATCGGTGTGGATTTT AACCTTGTTTGTCAAAGACAAACGTGTTAAACTTCAAATT TGGGATACTGCTGGCCAGGAGCGGTTCCGCACTATCACAAGCACCTACTACCGTGGAGCTGACGGAATTATTATGGTTTATGACATCACTGATAAG tCTTCTTTCGAACATATCAATGATTGGCTCTCTGAAGTCAACAAATACTCCTCAGAGGACACCTGCAAGCTCCTTCTGGGCAACAAATGTGACATGGAGGACAACAGAGACGTTAGTCTGACTGACGTTCAG CGTCTTTCTGAGGTCATTGAGGTCCCTGCCATGGACGTTTCCGCCAAAACTGGCCACAACATTGACAAG GCTTTTTATTCGATAACTGAGAAGCTTGTGAGCTTGAAAAT ggAAAGTGACCACGATGTTGTTGATTTAAGGACCATTTCTCTCCAGAACACTTACAACGGTATTTTTTGCTTTAATTTACTCCTTTAG
- a CDS encoding GATA-specific transcription factor, putative (Tap579b07.q1c.cand.118 - score = 36.27;~SMART ZnF_GATA (SM00401) at aa 410-458, E()=3.23e-05;~1 probable transmembrane helix predicted for TA10735 by TMHMM2.0 at aa 38-57), with amino-acid sequence MEYIKSCSIYQLLFISFQPNLVDAYYSRLYQITSKNRFCPSFPVFFYIIIFINYFLFKSPFLEILSADSIHIIFRSIMCFLSIIFKMQTNSDNNLEKKDSMPKYFSENVYKEIVKSLSEFQKRTANAGENMNMANRDEPEIDMDFNLNPPSDQQQSFAYSPNYMYSQDANGRILHDQTGKKIPEYNTVMNSNECILQRKYEPMLSESNVMKPGDDCNKISMTKFEEKAPLEETEMSSDLVKCVKSPQTSPNLLPTAAESFNIKNELNGPQMMNEVNQSDLRPNGEEQKKFYSEEARKMQYQNKTIDYGCINYDPCGSDNRISDPGYYYSIPYDPRLFQKKQNIEENLNYMMYKPEKAVAYFNSIIPVFDDETNTYYPNYQVDDQNNPNIINRQTMFRNGMINTMIHNYFLELLSDRNVSPFYKYITRGQNYNLPNPYGNIESYYKTNSMKQDIGERYDQIDSNDQNGNSQGRIAIKPKQEKKRNSRSTSAGRPKLNRNHYSCSNCNVKTTPQWRYYKGVAVCNACYMRIRKDKTQSTQNPKGKNKKK; translated from the exons atggaatatataaaaagtTGTAGTATATATCAGCTCCTTTTCATCTCATTTCAACCTAATTTAGTAGACGCGTACTACTCCCGTCTCTACCAAATTACCTCTAAAAATCGTTTTTGCCCATCATTTCCTGTATTTTtctatataataatttttataaattattttctatttaaATCTCCATTTCTGGAAATTTTAAGTGCAGATTCCAtacatataatatttagatCTATCATGTGCTTTTT ATCtattatattcaaaatGCAGACTAACTCGGATAACAATTTGGAGAAAAAG GACTCAATGCCCAAGTATTTCTCtgaaaatgtatataaagaaattgTAAAATCGTTAAGCGAATTTCAAAAACGTACGGCTAACGCAGGCGAAAATATGAACATGGCTAATAGGGACGAACCTGAGATCGATATGGATTTCAATCTGAATCCACCCTCGGATCAACAGCAGAGTTTTGCATACTCTCCGAACTACATGTACAGCCAAGATGCTAACGGCCGCATCCTCCATGATCAAACAGGGAAAAAAATCCCTGAGTACAACACTGTCATGAACTCCAATGAATGCATCTTACAAAGGAAATATGAACCTATGCTCTCTGAGAGTAACGTGATGAAACCTGGCGATGACTGTAATAAAATAAGCATGACTAAATTTGAAGAAAAGGCACCTCTAGAAGAAACAGAAATGAGTTCTGACCTCGTCAAATGTGTCAAGAGCCCTCAAACCAGTCCTAACTTACTTCCAACAGCAGCTGAGAGCTTCAACATCAAAAATGAGCTTAATGGCCCTCAAATGATGAACGAAGTAAATCAGTCTGATTTGAGGCCAAACGGGGAGGAACAGaagaaattttattctGAAGAGGCTAGAAAAATGCAATAtcaaaataaaacaatagATTATGGTTGTATCAACTATGACCCGTGTGGAAGTGACAACCGAATTTCGGATCCAggatattattattctattcCATACGACCCACGTTTATTTCAAAAGAAACAAAAtattgaagaaaatttaaattatatgatGTATAAGCCCGAAAAAGCAGTGGCTTATTTTAACTCGATAATACCTGTTTTTGATGATGAAACCAACACATACTATCCCAATTATCAGGTTGATGATCAAAACAATCCAAATATTATCAATCGTCAGACGATGTTTCGAAATGGTATGATTAATACAATGatacataattattttttagaattattaagCGACAGAAACGTATCTCCATTTTACAAATACATTACAAGGGGTCAAAACTACAACTTACCAAATCCATATGGTAATATTGAGTCATATTACAAGACCAACTCAATGAAACAAGACATAGGTGAGAGGTATGATCAAATCGACTCAAATGACCAAAATGGCAACTCACAAGGTAGAATCGCAATCAAGCCCAAACAAGAAAAGAAGCGCAATTCTAGGTCAACATCAGCAGGAAGACCCAAATTAAATAGAAACCACTACTCTTGTTCCAACTGTAATGTCAAAACCACACCTCAGTGGAGATATTACAAGGGGGTGGCTGTATGCAATGCCTGTTACATGAGAATTAGGAAGGACAAAACACAATCAACCCAAAACCCAAAgggaaaaaataaaaaaaaataa
- a CDS encoding uncharacterized protein (Tap579b07.q1c.C.cand.27 - score = 55.70) — translation MDLIEKKGPTNTSDPSRVRPGNRVLEKERKRETTVTDGKNVIGRLDSEAFKRRSRYLREIYLNPEKRHLYDWTNLEKKILLLDWHHNPSFYEKWKPLETEDMMNRFYSNMIYNFMNLSMTNVGTTPVYVRLLNHFQTFRVTYQCLAMIQRYFRMDSTFYDEFKIALICRDSELKVSSSNSEGINYKQTSTEEYQCLVDGVNFNIFTITADEFEKLGPCQECQRQKVVEKTTLMTPKIVFPLPVTAMEVTSTVIDNEHTYLLVVRMANLVRMYNITKILQKTLEICKLWDESRQVYLRKFNEARLKLVDKLCTGCILTNEDFQRLEKLRHILRSVTVVKPYDFTGLDYGKSSFKTMATRRNTSQTGLKFFYTSFLGEKRVLPTFVGCVGAKRACVWDIYEPKETENEPVLIMELQDEAKPTDLSSSLSVVQSSKDFREKKWVVEPKIYTTDDMGYLRLWTLSKGLESSLKLDSNALLTLDVNKKYPHLIALGGDTGKLKIYNLHLQSMTSSDPSNLELKLLTVSSYIPNMVYQYMNWYHPLVKVKWVNDVFVATQYSEPFFNNESTNSCTLAIWNVYKDIFDKEDAFLSNRYWSQSMESVNSTYYLGSKLICIYGGHFGSLGGVLSSDVKWSENHGLIAVSSDNTGQLHWYKPGIWTWASSDDPMCLARIKSNTSFHQEIFDKVNKEHSVIVREMTGIGQGTSNYRKTRSNYTQYVNEAMATLDQLSKKEPLLNDFKSLPSWSKKTLRLTTEEEKYMKMIKKEADERENVEHNVIEYPVQRSELNQIDLK, via the exons ATGGATCTCATAGAAAAGAAAGGACCAACAAACACATCTGACCCATCCAGAGTACGGCCAGGTAATAGAGTGCTTGAAAAGGAAAGAAAAAGAGAAACAACAGTAACTGATGGCAAAAATGTAATAGGAAGGCTAGATTCTGAAGCGTTTAAAAGAAGGAGTAGGTACCTTCGAGAAATATACCTTAATCCAGAGAAAAGGCATTTGTACGACTGGACAAATCTTgaaaaaaaaatattattactcGACTGGCATCATAATCCGTCGTTTTATGAAAAATGGAAGCCGCTGGAAACCGAAGATATGATGAATAGGTTCTACTCGAACATGATATACAACTTCATGAACTTGTCAATGACTAACGTAGGAACAACGCCAGTATACGTAAGATTATTAAACCATTTCCAAACTTTCAGAGTAACATACCAGTGTTTGGCAATGATACAAAGATATTTCAGAATGGATTCCACTTTCTACGATGAGTTCAAAATAGCGTTGATATGCAGAGACTCTGAATTAAAGGTTAGTTCGTCAAATTCAGAAGGAATCAACTATAAACAAACCAGTACAGAGGAATACCAGTGCTTGGTTGATGGAGtcaatttcaatattttcaCAATCACAGCGGATGAATTTGAAAAGTTAGGCCCCTGCCAAGAATGCCAGAGGCAGAAAGTGGTAGAAAAAACTACTCTAATGACGCCAAAGATAGTCTTTCCACTGCCAGTCACGGCAATGGAAGTGACCAGTACAGTAATCGACAACGAACACACATATTTATTAGTGGTCAGAATGGCTAACCTTGTAAGAATGTATAACATAACTAAAATTCTACAAAAAACACTTGAAATTTGTAAACTCTGGGATGAGTCAAGACAAGTATACCTAcgaaaatttaatgaagctagattaaaattagtagaTAAGCTGTGTACAGGATGTATATTAACAAATGAGGATTTCCAAAGGCTGGAGAAACTGAGACATATATTGAGATCAGTTACAGTGGTTAAACCATATGATTTTACTGGGCTTGACTACGGAAAATCCAGTTTTAAGACAATGGCAACTAGAAGAAACACTTCACAAACTGGTTTAAAGTTTTTCTACACTTCATTTCTCGGAGAAAAGAGAGTACTTCCGACTTTCGTGGGCTGTGTAGGAGCGAAAAGAGCATGTGTATGGGATATTTACGAACCTAAAGAAACTGAAAACGAGCCCGTTCTGATAATGGAACTACAAGATGAAGCCAAACCAACAGATCTGTCCTCGTCATTATCAGTGGTTCAGAGTTCAAAGGATTTTAGAGAAAAGAAGTGGGTGGTTGAACCTAAGATATACACAACTGATGATATGGGATACTTGAGATTGTGGACGCTGTCAAAAG GTCTAGAAAGCTCACTAAAACTAGATTCAAATGCGTTACTGACACTGgatgttaataaaaaatacccGCACCTAATTGCACTGGGAGGGGATACAGGGAAGTTAAAGATTTACAACCTTCACCTGCAATCAATGACATCATCAGACCCATCGAATCTGGAACTGAAACTTCTAACGGTATCTAGCTATATCCCGAACATGGTTTACCAGTATATGAACTGGTACCATCCATTAGTAAAGGTTAAGTGGGTAAATGATGTATTTGTAGCAACACAATACTCGGAACCTTTTTTCAATAACGAGTCAACAAACTCATGTACACTAGCTATTTGGAATGTTTATAAGgatatatttgataagGAAGATGCTTTTCTGTCCAATAGATATTGGTCCCAGTCAATGGAGTCAGTAAACAGCACTTACTACCTTGGGTCAAAGCTTATTTGCATTTACGGAGGTCATTTCGGTTCCCTTGGAGGAGTTCTATCATCGGACGTAAAGTGGTCTGAAAACCACGGATTAATCGCAGTCTCCTCAGATAACACTGGCCAGTTGCATTGGTACAAGCCAGGGATATGGACGTGGGCAAGCTCTGACGATCCAATGTGTTTGGCAAGGATAAAATCAAACACGTCGTTCCATCAGGAAATTTTTGACAAAGTGAATAAAGAACATAGTGTAATAGTTAGGGAAATGACTGGAATAGGTCAAGGCACGAGTAATTACAGAAAAACAAGGTCAAATTACACACAGTACGTAAATGAAGCAATGGCGACTCTGGATCAGTTAAGCAAGAAAGAACCCCTTCtgaatgattttaaaagCCTTCCAAGTTGGTCAAAAAAGACCCTGAGACTAACCACAGAGGAGgaaaaatatatgaaaatGATTAAGAAAGAAGCGGATGAAAGAGAAAATGTGGAGCACAATGTAATAGAATACCCGGTACAAAGATCggaattaaatcaaatagatttaaaataa
- a CDS encoding serine/threonine protein kinase, putative (Tap579b07.q1c.cand.117 - score = 60.73;~SMART STYKc (SM00221) at aa 326-796, E()=5.34e-01), with product MKGEKNHDESIDYKKNETINQLKYSTDSKRKSEENIVEDTQYYSTENLHDFNDIVDSLSNINLCSDTRSSQDVMSVPWSEKTSKSHSFDDSNISDSELRYNSSGYNTNSNENDRTYSIVSSSLPDTVSSDHLNSEDNQKNIQSSPPLSDWKPSCTESMISSPNTSSPSKFSCDSYYRQSPSPSDPNHYMNLKLQMGSLMTGTAQNFDIFTPDTTSDANHILYSPNDSIYKTASTYDDYESKYIKEVYQLNNQANDENNGLEVKSTSHLFNDEDHSCSSNGNNSYDSKENGSCGQYEVNMSESEDSNSYVPGGYHPVMIGEIYNNRYKIEAKLGWGYFSTVWLASDLSSEPDTFVALKFQRSAKMYTDAVLDEIDLLNTVINGKNSNEWVSTSSVYNKLLGKNYNPSNGVVSYLDNFMVTGPNGMHICVVFEVMGPNILTLIKLYKFQGIPIKLVKKIATHVLLGLDYLHRVCKIIHTDIKPENILITSPLNLYKHSLENNHSPVNQNKNSNDVKNSFNYSVEKKVMNNCKQEENGVGNENDLCYIKNLIRPCYSDPTLTTSYDHNYALQETLLRRPYHHITWNMMKTVDRSLNKSYYHPSVLSSIGVNPFGVRRTRIRTSNGFVQIKPHTLEQFHDPQTIYKICDLGNACWTDKHFTEEIQTRQYRSPEAILNIGYNHLADIWSLACVIFELITGDYLFDPNGKEALQRDSNHLLLIVELLGQIPNYMIQNSKKAKNLSFNQINKIKRWPLESVLIKKYNMDKNEASELANFLSCMLRINPSERHTAQQLLSHKWLKD from the exons ATGAAGGGAGAAAAGAATCACGATGAGTCTATTGATTATAAGAAGAACGAAAcaataaatcaattaaaatattcaacaGATTCCAAAAGAAAATCAGAAGAAAACATTGTCGAAGACACGCAATATTATTCCACAGAAAATCTCCACGATTTCAACGATATCGTCGATTCATTgtcaaatattaatctatGCTCAGATACAAGATCAAGTCAGGATGTTATGTCAGTACCATGGTCAGAAAAAACATCAAAATCACATTCGTTTGATGATTCAAACATATCCGATTCTGAACTCCGATACAATAGCTCAGGGTACAATACCAACTCGAACGAAAACGACCGTACATACAGCATAGTGTCATCATCGCTACCAGATACAGTCTCCAGTGATCATTTAAACTCTGAGGACAACCAAAAGAATATCCAAAGTTCTCCACCACTGTCTGACTGGAAGCCGTCATGTACAGAGTCGATGATTTCTAGCCCAAACACGTCAAGTCCAAGCAAATTCTCATGTGACTCATATTACCGTCAATCCCCTTCACCATCAGATCCAAACCATTATATGAACTTGAAATTACAGATGGGATCTTTAATGACAGGGACAGCAcaaaattttgatatattcACACCAGATACAACCTCAGATGCTAACCACATATTGTATTCTCCTAACGATTCTATATACAAAACAGCAAGTACATATGATGACTATGAATCgaaatatattaaagaaGTATACCAATTAAATAACCAAGCtaatgatgaaaataatggCCTAGAAGTTAAATCAACGTCACATTTGTTCAACGACGAAGACCACTCGTGCTCATCAAACGGAAATAATTCATATGACTCGAAGGAGAATGGAAGCTGCGGACAATACGAAGTAAACATGAGTGAAAGCGAGGACTCAAATAGCTATGTTCCAGGAGGATATCACCCAGTGATGATTGGAGAGATTTATAACAACAGATACAAAATTGAAGCAAAGTTAGGATGGGGGTATTTTAGCACTGTTTGGCTAGCATCAGACTTGTCCTCAGAACCGGATACATTTGTAGCACTCAAGTTCCAGAGAAGCGCAAAGATGTACACCGACGCAGTTCTCGATGAGATCGACCTCCTTAACACGGTGATTAACGGAAAGAACAGTAACGAGTGGGTGAGCACCAGCTCAGTGTACAACAAACTACTGGGCAAAAATTACAACCCGTCAAACGGAGTGGTCTCGTATCTAGACAACTTCATGGTCACAGGGCCGAATGGGATGCACATTTGCGTTGTTTTTGAAGTCATGGGACCAAATATTTTGACTCTGATAAAGCTCTATAAGTTCCAGGGTATACCCATAAAACTGGTCAAAAAAATCGCTACACACGTTCTATTGGGTTTGGATTACTTGCACAGAGTTTGCAAAATCATACATACGGACATCAAGCCAGAAAACATACTGATCACATCTCCGcttaatttatataagCACTCGTTAGAAAATAACCACAGCCCAGTGAATCAAAACAAGAACTCAAATGATGTTAAAAACTCTTTCAATTATTCAGTAGAGAAGAAGGTAATGAACAATTGTAAACAAGAGGAAAACGGAGTAGGAAACGAAAATGATTTGTGCTATATAAAAAATCTAATTAGACCATGCTACAGTGATCCCACCCTGACAACTAGTTATGACCATAACTACGCATTACAAGAAACACTTCTCAGGAGACCATATCACCATATAACGTGGAACATGATGAAAACAGTTGACAGAAGCCTTAATAAATCATACTACCACCCATCGGTTCTGTCGTCGATTGGAGTTAACCCGTTTGGAGTAAGAAGGACCAGGATTAGAACGTCTAACGGATTTGTTCAAATCAAACCTCATACACTAGAACAGTTTCATGATCCACAAAcgatatataaaatatgtgACCTTG GTAATGCATGTTGGACTGATAAACATTTTACTGAGGAGATCCAAACAAGACAATACAGATCACCAGAAGCTATACTTAATATAG GTTACAATCATCTGGCGGATATCTGGTCACTGGCCTGCGTTATATTCGAACTCATCACAGGAGATTACCTCTTTGACCCAAATGGCAAAGAAGCACTACAGCGAGACTCAAATCACTTATTACTG ATTGTGGAATTGCTAGGACAGATACCAAATTACATGATACAAAACAGTAAAAAGGCAAAG aatttgtCGTTCAACCAAATCAACAAGATCAAGAGGTGGCCTTTGGAGTCAGTTCTGATCAAAAAGTATAACATGGACAAGAATGAAGCCTCAGAACTGGCAAACTTCCTCTCATGCATGCTCAGAATTAACCCATCGGAAAGACACACAGCTCAACAACTCCTATCACACAAGTGGCTCAAAGATTAA
- a CDS encoding heat shock protein (HSP90 homologue), putative (Tap579b07.q1c.C.cand.26 - score = 78.86;~SMART HATPase_c (SM00387) at aa 152-314, E()=1.23e-02; pfam:HSP90 (PF00183) at aa 316-839, E()=4.90e-137;~Apicoplast targetting peptide predicted by the PlasmoAP tool;~1 probable transmembrane helix predicted for TA10720 by TMHMM2.0 at aa 21-40;~Signal anchor predicted for TA10720 by SignalP 2.0 HMM (Signal peptide probability 0.094, signal anchor probability 0.892) with cleavage site probability 0.042 between residues 39 and 40): MNPRLGFRINYRTNIVNLSHSAFFCLIFFLYITFCYTWTGRVTLKSHLNPYTNYKNNLVPSSIKNHHEFKSNALEDLTNKVSGLKDVLQQKFGLSNELTTTENAQVSKYEGEPAEPKKVEESQELTLSGEQTYPFQAEVSRVMDIIVNSLYTDRDIFLRELVSNSADALDKRRLKADPEEKIPKEAFGGIRIMPNKELSTLTIEDDGIGMTAEELKTNLGTIAESGTAKFLEQIEITGNNNLIGQFGVGFYSSYLVSNKVEVFSRAYGQENGPVYRWKSDSNGTYTIGKVENQELNEKFMKCGTRIVLHLKPECDDYLEDYKLKELLRKYSEFIRFPIQVWVERIEYERVPDDATIVDGKAGRYKTVTKKRHEWEVVNTQLPIWRRDQATIKPEDYISFYKSTFKAYEDPLSYIHFKVEGQVEFTCLLFVPGTLPWELSRNMFDEESRGIRLYVKRVFINDKFSESIPRWLTFVRGVVDSDELSLNVGREYLQRTKALTVINKRIASKAIDMLKNLKNNKARFQKFCENYGKYIKIGVVEDRDNQQELASLTTFRSTKEKSTTLDDYIQRMKKEQPAIYFISADSEQSAQNSPSLEKFNQLDYEVLYSLEPVDEFCLSSLMASKYKGIMIQDVNKHDVKIGESKSLTETSTTEGTKTEAPRGDFEMLCNWLKTTFPERVQEVKVSSRLVESPALLVQADFGLSPSMQKYMRQQATSAGMNETEMFGTSLVSKPVLEINAQHPIIINLEKMLKVDSLRDRMKEIAAQLLDVVSIQGGYSIEDPSSFAKGIIKLMQNEAKHYLDDPAETTPVTKETLSEFSSSKQNEACELKSNSESNEVDSGSDQVSKVMDKTTSTNLGNEKAEQTTKEQVEELSNTLKDNEMGLKDPKEEFNEGSNLVRSTSGHVGTHTLDLV, from the exons atgaatCCTCGATTGGGTTTTAGAATCAACTATCGCACCAACATAGTGAACTTGAGTCATTCAGCatttttttgtttaatatttttcttaTATATCACATTTTGTTATACTTGGACTGGAAGAGTCACTCTTAAATCGCATTTAAACCCATATACAaactataaaaataatttggtGCCATCTTCTATAAAGAATCACCATGAATTTAAGAGTAACGCACTTGAAGACTTAACAAATAAAGTTTCTGGACTTAAAGATGTCCTGCAACAAAAATTTGGTCTCTCAAATGAGCTCACCACAACTGAAAACGCACAAGTGTCAAAATATGAAGGAGAACCGGCTGAACCAAAAAAAGTTGAAGAATCACAAGAACTGACTTTATCCGGTGAACAGACATACCCGTTTCAAGCAGAAGTCAGTAGAGTAATGGACATAATAGTGAATTCTTTATACACAGATAGAGATATATTTCTAAGAGAACTTGTCTCGAACTCGGCAGACGCACTAGATAAAAGAAGATTAAAGGCAGACCCGGAAGAAAAAATACCAAAAGAAGCATTTGGAGGGATTAGAATAATGCCAAATAAGGAACTTAGCACACTAACCATTGAAGATGATGGTATAGGAATGACAGCAGAAGAACTTAAAACAAACCTAGGAACAATAGCAGAATCAGGAACAGCTAAATTTTTAGAACag attGAAATAACGGGAAATAATAACCTAATAGGACAGTTCGGAGTTGGATTTTACTCATCATATTTGGTGTCAAATAAAGTGGAAGTGTTTTCAAGAGCATACGGACAAGAAAATGGACCAGTATATAGATGGAAGTCAGATAGTAACGGAACGTATACAATAGGGAAAGTGGAAAACCAAGAATTAAACGagaaatttatgaaatGTGGAACAAGAATAGTGTTACACCTGAAACCAGAATGTGATGATTATTTAGAAGATTATAAACTTAAGGAACTGTTGAGAAAGTATTCAGAATTCATCCGTTTCCCAATACaa GTATGGGTTGAAAGAATAGAATACGAAAGAGTGCCGGACGATGCAACAATTGTGGACGGAAAGGCTGGAAGATACAAGACAGTGACAAAGAAAAGGCATGAATGGGAAGTGGTGAATACACAATTACCAATATGGAGAAGAGATCAAGCAACAATAAAGCCAGAAGATtatatatcattttataaatcaacatttaag gCATATGAAGATCCACTAagttatatacattttaaagtGGAAGGACAAGTAGAGTTCACATGCCTGCTTTTCGTGCCAGGGACGCTGCCATGGGAGCTGAGCAGGAACATGTTCGATGAAGAGTCGAGAGGAATCAGACTCTACGTTAAGAGAGTGTTCATCAACGATAAGTTCTCAGAGTCAATACCAAGATGGCTTACATTTGTAAGAGGAGTAGTAGATTCAGACGAACTGTCGTTGAATGTAGGAAGGGAGTATTTGCAGCGTACAAAGGCATTGACAGTAATCAACAAGAGAATAGCGAGCAAAGCTATAGATATGCTGAAGAATCTCAAAAACAACAAAGCACGCTTCCAAAAGTTCTGTGAAAACTATGGaaagtatattaaaatagGAGTAGTGGAGGATAGAGATAACCAGCAAGAGTTGGCATCATTAACAACATTTAGAAGTACGAAGGAAAAATCAACAACACTGGACGATTACATACAGAGAATGAAGAAAGAACAGCCAGCAATATACTTCATATCAGCAGATAGTGAACAGTCAGCACAAAATTCACCATCACTAGAAAAGTTCAATCAGCTAGATTACGAAGTATTGTATTCACTGGAGCCAGTAGATGAGTTCTGCCTCTCATCACTAATGGCATCCAAATATAAGGGAATAATGATACAAGATGTAAATAAACATGATGTAAAGATTGGAGAGAGTAAATCATTGACAGAAACAAGTACAACAGAAGGAACAAAAACAGAAGCACCAAGAGGAGATTTCGAAATGCTCTGTAACTGGCTTAAAACAACATTTCCAGAAAGAGTACAAGAAGTAAAGGTTAGTAGTAGGCTGGTAGAGTCACCAGCACTACTAGTGCAGGCAGACTTTGGCCTGTCACCGAGTATGCAGAAGTATATGAGACAACAAGCAACCAGCGCAGGAATGAACGAAACTGAAATGTTTGGAACATCACTGGTATCAAAACCTGTTCTTGAAATCAACGCACAACATCCAATAATAATCAACCTAGAAAAAATGCTAAAGGTCGACTCACTCCGGGACAGAATGAAGGAAATTGCAGCACAATTACTAGACGTAGTGTCAATCCAGGGAGGATATTCAATAGAAGACCCGAGCTCGTTTGCAAAGggaataattaaattaatgcAAAATGAAGCAAAACACTACTTAGACGATCCAGCTGAAACAACGCCCGTAACAAAGGAAACTCTGAGTGAATTCTCTTCATCAAAACAAAATGAAGCATGTGAATTGAAATCTAATAGCGAATCAAATGAAGTTGATTCAGGTTCCGACCAGGTTTCAAAAGTTATGGATAAAACAACATCAACTAATTTGGGCAATGAAAAGGCAGAACAAACAACTAAAGAACAGGTAGAAGAACTCTCAAATACTCTTAAAGATAATGAAATGGGTTTAAAAGATCCAAAAGAGGAATTTAATGAAGGGTCCAATCTAGTTAGAAGCACGTCAGGCCACGTAGGAACCCACACCCTAGACCTTGtataa